In the Pleuronectes platessa chromosome 8, fPlePla1.1, whole genome shotgun sequence genome, one interval contains:
- the hnrnph1 gene encoding heterogeneous nuclear ribonucleoprotein H isoform X1, producing the protein MADEGYVVRIRGLPWSCSVDEVQRFFAEADCKVINNGGGGIHFTYTREGRPSGEAFVELETEEDLKIAVKKDRETMGHRYVEVFKSNNVEMDWVMKHTGPNCPETAGDGLVRLRGLPFGCSKEEIVQFFSGLEIVPNGITLPVDIQGRSTGEAFVQFASQDIAEKALKKHKERIGHRYIEIFKSSRAEVRTHYEPQRKPMGMQRPGPYDRPSGGRGYNMMGRGGSYDRMRRGGGYGGGVSDGRYGDGGGGGGGGGGGGGGGGSSFQSTTGHCVHMRGLPYRASETDIYNFFSPLNPVRVHIEIGPDGRVTGEADVEFATHEDAVAAMSKDKANMQHRYVELFLNSTAGGSNGAYGSQMMGGMGNQSSYSSGQLSSGYSGGYSSQGNMGGYNDYSNQGGMGSSYYGGSGGGGSRGSMNGLGGGWGM; encoded by the exons ATGGCAGACGAAGGATATGTTGTACGCATCAGGGGTCTCCCATGGTCTTGCTCAGTGGACGAAGTACAGAGGTTTTTTGCAG AAGCTGATTGTAAAGTCATCAACAATGGAGGAGGCGGAATCCACTTCACCTACACAAGAGAGGGGCGTCCCAGCGGAGAGGCATTTGtggagctggagacagaggaggacctGAAGATTGCAGTAAAGAAAGACCGAGAAACTATGGGTCACAGATACGTGGAGG TTTTTAAATCCAACAACGTGGAGATGGACTGGGTCATGAAGCACACAGGGCCAAACTGTCCGGAGACCGCAGGAGATGGGCTGGTTCGGCTCCGAGGTCTCCCCTTTGGCTGCAGCAAAGAGGAGATAGTACAGTTTTTCTCAG GGTTGGAAATCGTGCCAAATGGGATAACATTGCCGGTGGACATCCAGGGGAGGAGTACGGGGGAGGCCTTCGTGCAGTTTGCTTCACAGGATATAGCTGAAAAGGCTCTAAAGAAACACAAGGAAAGAATAGGGCACAG GTACATTGAGATCTTCAAGAGTAGCCGCGCTGAGGTGCGGACCCACTATGAACCCCAGCGAAAGCCAATGGGCATGCAGAGACCTGGCCCCTATGACCGGCCCTCAGGTGGTCGTGGCTACAACATGATGGGCCGAGGGGGATCTTATGACAGAATGCGTCGTGGAGGAGGATATGGAGGAG GTGTATCGGACGGACGGTATGGAGAtggcggcggtggtggtggtggtggtggcggcggcggcggcggaggcGGCTCTTCCTTCCAGAGTACAACAGGCCACTGTGTCCACATGAGGGGGCTACCGTACAGAGCCTCAGAGACAGACATCTACAAT TTTTTCTCACCATTGAATCCGGTGCGGGTCCATATTGAGATCGGGCCCGATGGCAGAGTAACCGGGGAGGCAGATGTAGAGTTTGCAACACACGAGGATGCTGTGGCAGCTATGTCCAAAGACAAAGCAAACATGC AGCATCGatatgtggagctgtttttGAACTCAACAGCAGGTGGCAGTAATGGCGCTTATGGCAGCCAGATGATGGGTGGCATGG GTAACCAGTCGTCTTACAGCAGTGGCCAACTGAGCTCAGGGTACTCTGGGGGATACAGCAGCCAAGGAAACATGGGCGGTTACAATGACTATA GTAACCAGGGCGGCATGGGAAGCAGTTACTACGGcggcagcggaggaggaggaagcagaggctcCATGAATGGACTGGGTGGGGGATGGGgaatgtag
- the hnrnph1 gene encoding heterogeneous nuclear ribonucleoprotein H isoform X2 encodes MADEGYVVRIRGLPWSCSVDEVQRFFAEADCKVINNGGGGIHFTYTREGRPSGEAFVELETEEDLKIAVKKDRETMGHRYVEVFKSNNVEMDWVMKHTGPNCPETAGDGLVRLRGLPFGCSKEEIVQFFSGLEIVPNGITLPVDIQGRSTGEAFVQFASQDIAEKALKKHKERIGHRYIEIFKSSRAEVRTHYEPQRKPMGMQRPGPYDRPSGGRGYNMMGRGGSYDRMRRGGGYGGGVSDGRYGDGGGGGGGGGGGGGGGGSSFQSTTGHCVHMRGLPYRASETDIYNFFSPLNPVRVHIEIGPDGRVTGEADVEFATHEDAVAAMSKDKANMQHRYVELFLNSTAGGSNGAYGSQMMGGMGNQSSYSSGQLSSGYSGGYSSQGNMGGYNDYIR; translated from the exons ATGGCAGACGAAGGATATGTTGTACGCATCAGGGGTCTCCCATGGTCTTGCTCAGTGGACGAAGTACAGAGGTTTTTTGCAG AAGCTGATTGTAAAGTCATCAACAATGGAGGAGGCGGAATCCACTTCACCTACACAAGAGAGGGGCGTCCCAGCGGAGAGGCATTTGtggagctggagacagaggaggacctGAAGATTGCAGTAAAGAAAGACCGAGAAACTATGGGTCACAGATACGTGGAGG TTTTTAAATCCAACAACGTGGAGATGGACTGGGTCATGAAGCACACAGGGCCAAACTGTCCGGAGACCGCAGGAGATGGGCTGGTTCGGCTCCGAGGTCTCCCCTTTGGCTGCAGCAAAGAGGAGATAGTACAGTTTTTCTCAG GGTTGGAAATCGTGCCAAATGGGATAACATTGCCGGTGGACATCCAGGGGAGGAGTACGGGGGAGGCCTTCGTGCAGTTTGCTTCACAGGATATAGCTGAAAAGGCTCTAAAGAAACACAAGGAAAGAATAGGGCACAG GTACATTGAGATCTTCAAGAGTAGCCGCGCTGAGGTGCGGACCCACTATGAACCCCAGCGAAAGCCAATGGGCATGCAGAGACCTGGCCCCTATGACCGGCCCTCAGGTGGTCGTGGCTACAACATGATGGGCCGAGGGGGATCTTATGACAGAATGCGTCGTGGAGGAGGATATGGAGGAG GTGTATCGGACGGACGGTATGGAGAtggcggcggtggtggtggtggtggtggcggcggcggcggcggaggcGGCTCTTCCTTCCAGAGTACAACAGGCCACTGTGTCCACATGAGGGGGCTACCGTACAGAGCCTCAGAGACAGACATCTACAAT TTTTTCTCACCATTGAATCCGGTGCGGGTCCATATTGAGATCGGGCCCGATGGCAGAGTAACCGGGGAGGCAGATGTAGAGTTTGCAACACACGAGGATGCTGTGGCAGCTATGTCCAAAGACAAAGCAAACATGC AGCATCGatatgtggagctgtttttGAACTCAACAGCAGGTGGCAGTAATGGCGCTTATGGCAGCCAGATGATGGGTGGCATGG GTAACCAGTCGTCTTACAGCAGTGGCCAACTGAGCTCAGGGTACTCTGGGGGATACAGCAGCCAAGGAAACATGGGCGGTTACAATGACTATA TTAGGTAA